The following proteins come from a genomic window of Hymenobacter canadensis:
- a CDS encoding DoxX family protein, whose product MTTILIWLSALSFLFYGISYFTSQKLKDEFKRYGLAKFGPLTAVLEILGGLGLLVGLQVPLILSVASGGLAVLMLLGFGVRMKIKDGFWLSLPSFLFMLLNAYIFYVSLQAY is encoded by the coding sequence ATGACCACTATCCTGATCTGGCTTTCGGCCCTGTCGTTTCTGTTTTACGGCATCAGCTACTTCACCTCGCAAAAGCTTAAAGACGAATTCAAGCGCTACGGCCTGGCCAAGTTCGGTCCGCTGACGGCCGTGCTGGAAATCCTGGGGGGGCTGGGGCTGCTGGTGGGCCTCCAGGTTCCGCTGATTCTGTCGGTGGCGTCCGGCGGCCTGGCTGTGCTCATGCTGCTGGGCTTCGGCGTCCGGATGAAAATAAAGGATGGTTTCTGGCTGTCTCTGCCCTCGTTCCTGTTCATGCTGCTGAACGCGTACATCTTCTACGTATCGTTGCAGGCGTACTAA
- a CDS encoding DoxX family protein translates to MNIAVVVAQLVIALSVVIVWVFRFDNIVKEFKQYGLPDLVRTMVGAAKIALATLLVAGIWYPGLVLVPALLMAFLMLCAQLAHIKVRNPWHKYVPSLLLLLLSLFVAAAHAGLIAN, encoded by the coding sequence ATGAATATAGCAGTCGTAGTTGCGCAACTCGTCATTGCCCTTTCGGTGGTTATTGTTTGGGTGTTTCGGTTTGATAACATCGTAAAGGAATTCAAGCAGTACGGACTGCCTGACCTAGTGCGCACGATGGTAGGAGCCGCCAAAATAGCGCTGGCCACGCTACTGGTAGCGGGCATCTGGTATCCGGGCCTGGTGCTGGTGCCGGCCCTGCTGATGGCCTTTCTGATGCTGTGCGCCCAGCTGGCCCACATCAAAGTGCGCAACCCCTGGCACAAGTATGTGCCGTCGTTGCTGCTGCTACTCCTGTCGCTGTTCGTGGCCGCCGCTCACGCGGGCCTCATTGCCAACTAA
- a CDS encoding 1-phosphofructokinase family hexose kinase — protein sequence MARIVTLTLNPTVDKSTTADHIIPDQKLRCAAPRFEPGGGGINVSRALRRLGADSVAVFPAGGPTGQLLQELLAQEQVQQLAVETASRTRENFIVVDASSGQQYRFGMPGTELTATEQQQVLAALRNLPEVPGFLVISGSLPPGVEPEFLAEIARWAKQAGTRIVADTSGPALQRILQEGVYLIKPNVGELSKMTGVEELDDDAVAAAAQQLVREGQAEIVVVSLGPQGACVVTKDAVDHVPAPAVKKRSTVGAGDSMVAGLVYGLSTGLSLPETARLGVACGSAATMNPGTELFRKPDVDRLYQGLLQRLPQRA from the coding sequence ATGGCCCGTATCGTCACGCTTACCCTGAACCCAACCGTCGATAAAAGCACCACCGCCGACCACATCATCCCCGACCAGAAGCTGCGCTGCGCCGCGCCTAGGTTCGAGCCCGGCGGCGGCGGCATCAACGTGAGCCGGGCCCTGCGGCGGTTGGGCGCCGATTCGGTGGCGGTATTTCCGGCCGGCGGGCCCACCGGGCAGCTGCTGCAGGAGCTGCTGGCGCAGGAGCAGGTGCAGCAGCTGGCCGTGGAAACAGCCAGCCGCACCCGCGAAAATTTCATCGTGGTAGATGCTTCCAGCGGCCAGCAGTACCGCTTTGGTATGCCCGGCACCGAGCTGACCGCCACCGAGCAGCAGCAGGTGCTGGCGGCCCTGCGGAACCTGCCCGAGGTGCCCGGGTTTCTGGTTATCAGCGGCAGTCTGCCGCCCGGCGTGGAGCCGGAGTTTCTGGCCGAAATAGCCCGCTGGGCCAAGCAGGCCGGCACCCGCATCGTTGCCGATACCTCCGGCCCGGCTTTGCAGCGCATCCTGCAGGAAGGCGTGTACCTGATCAAGCCCAACGTGGGCGAGCTGAGCAAGATGACCGGCGTGGAGGAGCTCGACGACGACGCCGTAGCGGCCGCCGCCCAGCAGCTGGTGCGCGAGGGCCAGGCCGAAATAGTGGTGGTGTCGCTGGGGCCGCAGGGCGCCTGCGTGGTTACGAAGGACGCCGTAGACCACGTGCCGGCTCCCGCCGTGAAAAAGCGCAGCACCGTGGGCGCCGGCGACAGTATGGTGGCCGGCCTAGTGTACGGCCTCAGCACCGGCCTGAGCCTGCCCGAAACCGCTCGCCTGGGCGTGGCCTGCGGCTCGGCGGCCACCATGAACCCCGGCACCGAGCTGTTCCGCAAGCCCGACGTAGACCGGCTCTACCAGGGCCTGTTGCAGCGCCTGCCGCAGCGCGCCTGA
- the clpB gene encoding ATP-dependent chaperone ClpB, protein MNFNNYTIKAQEAVQKATEIAGANQQQAIETGHLLKGLFQSDENVLSFVAKKLGANLNILTPRLDALVAAYPKVSGGSPYLANETAAALQRATGYLKEFQDEYVSVEHLLLGLLSGKDATATLMKDAGFNEKDLKAAILELRGGRKVTSQSAEDQYQSLNRYARNLNEQVRLGKMDPVIGRDEEIRRVLQILSRRTKNNPVLLGEPGVGKTAIVEGLAQRIVAGDVPENLRDKVIMSLDMGLLIAGAKYKGEFEERLKAVIKEVTDSDGQIILFIDEMHTLIGAGAGGEGAMDAANLLKPALARGELHAIGATTLKEYQKYIEKDKALERRFQAVMVDEPTVEDAISIMRGIKEKYELHHGVRITDDAVIAAVELSSRYITDRFLPDKAIDLMDEAAAKLRIELNSMPVELDEVQRRIMQLEIEREAIRREENHDREAVLNKDIADLSARRDDLKAQWENEKSALTSIQTEKENIERYKLEADQAERQGDYGRVAELRYGKIQEAEAKLKELQALAEADKGKEGGSMLQEVVTQEDIADVVAKWTGIPVSKMLQSDREKLLNLEAELGKRVAGQSEAIMAISDAVRRSRAGLQDPKRPIGSFIFLGTTGVGKTELAKALAEYLFNDENAMVRIDMSEFQERHAVSRLIGAPPGYVGYDEGGQLTEAVRRKPYSVVLLDEIEKAHPDVFNILLQVLDDGRLTDNKGRVANFKNTIIIMTSNTGADIIQHNFKELNEYNHDEVVDRTRDEVVERLRQHMRPEFLNRIDEIVMFQPLKRKEIRKIVDIQFRQIQQRLTEAGIRLEATSEVLDFLGEQGFDPTFGARPLKRVIQRLVLNELSKDILSGRVSKDAVVEAVLEDGGIRFNNVEMPAVA, encoded by the coding sequence ATGAACTTTAATAACTATACCATCAAGGCGCAGGAGGCCGTGCAGAAGGCCACCGAAATTGCCGGCGCCAACCAGCAACAGGCCATTGAAACCGGCCACTTGCTGAAGGGCCTGTTCCAGAGCGACGAGAACGTGCTGTCGTTTGTGGCCAAGAAGCTGGGGGCCAACCTCAACATCCTCACGCCCCGCCTCGATGCCCTGGTGGCCGCCTACCCCAAGGTGAGCGGGGGCTCGCCCTACCTCGCCAACGAAACCGCCGCCGCCCTGCAGCGCGCCACCGGCTACCTCAAGGAGTTCCAGGACGAGTACGTGTCGGTGGAGCACCTGCTGCTGGGGCTGCTGAGTGGCAAAGACGCGACAGCCACTCTGATGAAGGATGCCGGCTTCAACGAGAAAGACCTGAAAGCGGCCATTCTGGAGCTGCGCGGGGGCCGCAAGGTCACGTCGCAGTCGGCCGAGGACCAGTACCAGAGCCTCAACCGCTACGCCCGCAACCTCAACGAGCAGGTCCGCCTCGGCAAGATGGACCCCGTGATTGGCCGCGACGAGGAAATCCGCCGGGTGCTTCAGATTCTGAGCCGGCGCACCAAGAACAACCCGGTGCTACTGGGCGAGCCGGGCGTGGGCAAAACCGCCATTGTGGAGGGCCTGGCCCAGCGCATCGTGGCCGGCGACGTGCCCGAAAACCTGCGCGACAAGGTGATTATGAGCCTGGATATGGGCCTGCTCATTGCCGGGGCCAAGTACAAGGGCGAGTTTGAGGAGCGCCTCAAGGCCGTCATTAAGGAAGTAACCGACTCGGATGGGCAGATTATCCTGTTCATTGACGAGATGCACACGCTTATTGGGGCCGGCGCGGGTGGCGAGGGCGCCATGGACGCGGCCAACCTGCTCAAGCCGGCCCTGGCCCGCGGCGAGCTGCACGCCATCGGGGCCACCACGCTCAAGGAGTACCAGAAGTACATTGAGAAGGACAAGGCCCTGGAGCGCCGTTTCCAGGCCGTGATGGTGGACGAGCCCACCGTGGAAGACGCCATCAGCATCATGCGCGGCATCAAGGAGAAGTACGAGCTGCACCACGGCGTGCGGATTACCGACGACGCCGTTATTGCCGCCGTGGAACTGAGCTCGCGCTACATCACTGACCGGTTCCTGCCCGATAAGGCCATTGACCTGATGGACGAGGCCGCCGCCAAGCTACGCATCGAGTTGAACTCCATGCCTGTGGAGCTGGATGAGGTGCAGCGCCGCATTATGCAGTTGGAAATTGAGCGCGAAGCCATCCGCCGCGAGGAAAACCATGACCGGGAAGCCGTGCTCAACAAGGACATTGCCGACCTCTCGGCCCGGCGCGACGACCTGAAGGCCCAGTGGGAAAACGAGAAATCAGCCCTCACCAGCATCCAGACCGAGAAGGAGAATATTGAGCGCTACAAGCTGGAAGCCGACCAGGCCGAGCGCCAGGGCGACTACGGCCGCGTGGCCGAGCTGCGCTACGGCAAGATTCAGGAAGCCGAAGCCAAGCTGAAGGAGCTGCAGGCCCTGGCCGAAGCCGACAAAGGCAAGGAAGGCGGCTCGATGCTGCAGGAAGTGGTGACCCAAGAGGACATTGCCGACGTGGTGGCCAAGTGGACCGGCATTCCGGTGAGCAAGATGCTGCAGTCGGACCGCGAGAAGCTGCTGAACCTGGAGGCCGAGCTGGGCAAGCGCGTGGCCGGCCAATCGGAGGCCATTATGGCTATTTCCGATGCCGTACGCCGCTCCCGGGCCGGGCTGCAGGACCCCAAGCGGCCCATCGGCTCGTTTATTTTCCTGGGCACTACCGGCGTGGGCAAAACCGAGCTGGCCAAGGCCCTGGCCGAGTACCTGTTCAACGATGAAAACGCTATGGTGCGCATCGACATGAGCGAGTTTCAGGAGCGCCACGCCGTGTCGCGCCTGATTGGGGCGCCTCCCGGCTACGTGGGCTACGACGAAGGCGGCCAGCTGACCGAGGCCGTGCGCCGCAAGCCCTACTCGGTGGTGCTGCTCGATGAAATCGAGAAGGCCCACCCCGACGTGTTCAACATCCTGCTGCAGGTGCTCGACGACGGCCGCCTCACCGACAACAAAGGTCGGGTGGCGAACTTCAAGAACACCATCATCATCATGACCTCGAACACGGGGGCCGATATCATTCAGCACAATTTCAAGGAGCTGAACGAGTACAACCACGACGAAGTAGTGGACCGCACCCGCGACGAAGTAGTCGAGCGCCTCAGGCAGCACATGCGCCCCGAGTTCCTGAACCGGATTGACGAAATCGTGATGTTCCAGCCCCTCAAGCGCAAGGAAATCCGCAAAATCGTGGACATCCAGTTCCGCCAGATTCAGCAGCGCCTCACCGAAGCCGGCATCCGCCTGGAAGCCACTTCGGAGGTGCTGGACTTCCTGGGCGAACAGGGCTTCGACCCCACCTTTGGGGCCCGGCCCCTCAAGCGCGTCATCCAGCGCCTGGTGCTCAACGAGCTATCGAAAGATATCCTCTCGGGCCGCGTAAGCAAAGACGCGGTGGTGGAAGCCGTGCTGGAAGACGGCGGCATCCGCTTCAACAATGTGGAAATGCCCGCTGTAGCGTAA
- a CDS encoding NUDIX hydrolase, whose translation MPLIDKIAWLHLHDGRILSTRSRGKDAYYLPGGKREPGETDADTLLREIREELTVTLDPASLQLRGVFTAPAHGHAPDVLVQMTLYAATYTGQLQPAAEIEEIVWLSYRHRPQVSAVDQLIFDWLRELGELAE comes from the coding sequence ATGCCCCTCATCGACAAGATTGCCTGGCTGCACCTGCACGACGGCCGCATCCTCAGCACCCGCAGCCGCGGCAAAGACGCCTATTACCTGCCCGGCGGCAAGCGCGAGCCGGGCGAAACCGACGCTGACACGCTGCTGCGCGAAATCCGGGAGGAGCTGACCGTGACGCTGGACCCGGCCAGCCTGCAGTTGCGCGGCGTGTTCACGGCCCCCGCCCACGGCCACGCCCCCGACGTGCTGGTGCAGATGACGCTCTACGCCGCCACCTACACCGGCCAGCTGCAGCCCGCCGCCGAAATCGAGGAAATCGTCTGGCTCAGCTACCGCCACCGCCCCCAGGTATCGGCCGTGGACCAGCTGATTTTCGACTGGCTGCGGGAATTGGGCGAGTTGGCGGAGTAG
- a CDS encoding GreA/GreB family elongation factor, whose protein sequence is MSRAFTKEDDSQEAPIVPPRAPLPPGMANYVTPRGLALLRAELTTLEATRTRAEANRENEADRTRLLTLYNAQIVALNARLGSARLIDPRTQPAQEVRFGATVTLRTRSGGRPGTERRFTIVGVDEADVAEGRLAFVAPMARAVQGAQLGQLVTLQLGPQEEEVEVIGISYDDIALPPL, encoded by the coding sequence ATGAGCCGTGCATTTACCAAAGAAGACGATTCGCAGGAAGCCCCCATTGTACCGCCCCGCGCGCCCTTGCCGCCCGGCATGGCCAACTACGTCACGCCCCGGGGGCTGGCCCTGCTGCGGGCCGAGCTGACGACGCTGGAAGCCACCCGCACCCGCGCCGAAGCCAACCGCGAAAACGAGGCCGACCGCACCCGCCTGCTTACCCTCTACAATGCCCAGATCGTGGCCCTCAACGCCCGGCTCGGCAGTGCCCGGCTCATAGACCCACGTACGCAGCCCGCCCAGGAAGTGCGTTTCGGCGCTACCGTGACGCTGCGCACTCGTAGCGGCGGCCGGCCCGGCACCGAGCGGCGCTTCACCATTGTGGGCGTAGATGAGGCCGATGTGGCGGAAGGCCGGCTGGCATTTGTGGCGCCCATGGCGCGGGCGGTGCAGGGCGCGCAGCTGGGTCAGCTGGTTACGCTGCAGCTCGGGCCGCAGGAGGAAGAGGTGGAGGTAATCGGCATTTCCTACGACGACATAGCACTGCCGCCTCTCTAG
- a CDS encoding extracellular catalytic domain type 1 short-chain-length polyhydroxyalkanoate depolymerase: MAASGLRAQSTVTGSIRFGGVVRDYRLYVPRAYTGARPVPLLLNLHGYGSNNLEQEQYGDFRAIADTANFLVVHPNGTLDGTGSRYWNTFTAPGSGGPNDVAFLAALIDTLSAKYRVDANRVYSTGMSNGGFMSYELACQLSGRIAAIASVTGSMVASRQAVCMPGRAVPILEIHGTADGTVPYNGNLLFVPIPTLLAGWVQRNGCNPTPVVTQIPDINTADGSTVERQLYTGGRNGSVVEHYRIIGGGHTWPGAPVNIGVTNRDINASREIWRFLRPYRLTGLVASTKPETSGRLLQLAPNPAQELVTLRAEAGQPLTRLRVTDALGRVVPATPRRTSDGSLQLSTAGWASGIYWVQAEVAGQPVVRKMVKE; encoded by the coding sequence TTGGCCGCGTCCGGCCTGCGGGCCCAGTCCACTGTCACCGGCAGCATCCGCTTCGGCGGGGTCGTGCGCGACTACCGGCTGTATGTGCCGCGGGCGTACACCGGCGCGCGGCCGGTGCCGCTGCTGCTCAACCTGCACGGCTACGGCTCCAACAACCTGGAGCAGGAGCAGTACGGCGACTTCCGGGCCATTGCCGATACCGCCAACTTTCTGGTGGTGCATCCCAACGGCACCCTCGACGGCACCGGCAGCCGTTACTGGAACACGTTCACGGCCCCCGGCAGCGGCGGCCCCAACGACGTAGCGTTTCTGGCCGCCCTGATTGATACGCTCAGCGCTAAATACCGCGTCGATGCCAACCGCGTGTATAGCACCGGCATGAGCAACGGCGGCTTCATGAGCTACGAGCTGGCCTGCCAGCTGAGCGGGCGCATTGCCGCCATTGCGTCCGTTACGGGCAGTATGGTGGCCAGCCGGCAGGCGGTGTGCATGCCGGGGCGGGCGGTGCCCATCCTCGAAATCCACGGCACCGCCGACGGCACCGTGCCCTACAACGGCAACCTGCTGTTTGTGCCCATCCCGACGCTGCTGGCAGGCTGGGTGCAGCGCAACGGCTGCAACCCCACGCCCGTCGTCACGCAGATCCCCGACATCAACACCGCCGACGGCAGCACCGTGGAGCGGCAGCTGTACACGGGCGGCCGCAACGGCAGCGTAGTAGAGCACTACCGCATCATCGGGGGCGGCCACACCTGGCCGGGCGCGCCGGTGAACATCGGCGTCACCAACCGCGACATCAACGCCAGCCGGGAAATCTGGCGCTTCCTGCGGCCCTACCGCCTGACTGGGCTGGTGGCTTCCACCAAACCCGAAACTTCCGGCCGGCTGTTGCAGCTGGCTCCCAACCCGGCGCAGGAGCTGGTAACGCTGCGCGCCGAAGCCGGCCAGCCGCTAACCCGCCTGCGTGTGACGGATGCGCTGGGCCGCGTGGTGCCGGCCACCCCGCGCCGCACTTCCGACGGCAGCCTGCAGCTGTCTACAGCCGGCTGGGCGTCCGGCATCTACTGGGTGCAGGCCGAAGTAGCCGGGCAGCCAGTGGTGCGCAAGATGGTGAAGGAGTAG
- a CDS encoding D-2-hydroxyacid dehydrogenase gives MQLFVYSTLNDQARQLLLQQLPADIHPTFRQDLPENQQQAAFQQAEVVLGNPPPEWFAAGAPAALQFWQIDSAGIDRYQELRVDFPVANVGDFFAWPCAETIVAGILGWYRAIPELAVLQSRRQWVGGPIRGRVGLLRDKRVVILGSGAIGQAVAEQLAGFRCHVQLLARTDARAQLHSREDLLAALPETDLVVNCLPGSADGFFSAEMVQALPAHALYASVGRGNTTDEEALLAALQASQLAGAVLDVTAREPLPADNPLWGLPNVLLTQHSGGGQPREDEGKVEILLDNLHRLRQQQPLQNLVQLARGY, from the coding sequence ATGCAGCTCTTCGTATACTCCACCCTCAACGACCAGGCCCGGCAGCTACTGCTTCAGCAGCTACCTGCCGACATCCACCCCACTTTCCGGCAGGATTTACCAGAAAACCAGCAGCAGGCAGCATTTCAACAAGCCGAGGTGGTGCTGGGCAATCCGCCGCCGGAGTGGTTTGCGGCCGGGGCGCCAGCCGCGCTGCAGTTCTGGCAGATTGATTCGGCCGGAATCGACCGGTATCAGGAGCTTCGGGTGGATTTTCCGGTGGCCAACGTGGGCGACTTTTTCGCGTGGCCCTGCGCCGAAACCATCGTGGCGGGCATTTTGGGCTGGTACCGCGCCATTCCGGAGCTGGCCGTGCTACAGAGCCGGCGGCAGTGGGTGGGCGGCCCTATCCGGGGCCGCGTGGGGCTGCTGCGCGACAAGCGGGTGGTGATTCTGGGCAGTGGCGCCATCGGGCAGGCCGTGGCCGAGCAGCTGGCGGGCTTCCGCTGCCACGTGCAGCTGCTGGCCCGCACCGACGCCCGCGCCCAGCTGCACTCCCGCGAAGACCTGCTGGCCGCGCTACCCGAAACCGACCTGGTGGTAAACTGCCTACCCGGCAGCGCCGACGGGTTTTTCTCGGCCGAAATGGTGCAGGCCCTGCCCGCCCACGCCCTCTACGCCAGCGTCGGGCGCGGCAACACCACCGACGAGGAAGCGCTGCTGGCGGCCCTGCAAGCCAGCCAACTGGCCGGGGCTGTCCTCGACGTAACGGCCCGGGAGCCGCTGCCCGCCGACAATCCGCTGTGGGGCCTGCCCAACGTGCTGCTCACCCAGCACAGCGGCGGCGGCCAGCCCCGCGAAGACGAAGGCAAAGTGGAAATCCTGCTCGACAATTTGCACCGCCTCCGCCAGCAGCAGCCGCTGCAAAACCTGGTGCAGCTGGCCCGCGGGTATTGA